Below is a genomic region from Henckelia pumila isolate YLH828 chromosome 3, ASM3356847v2, whole genome shotgun sequence.
AGTGTGTCCATTCTTCCATTCTTCATGCAAGTGACCTGTGAAGTTAAGTAAGCACATTCGTCTTCTTTGTACAGAGGCCGGCTGACATTATCGAAAACCCATTTCCCCTGTGACAAATCACAGCTCTCTGGTGACAATTCTATCTCCTCTTCCTCGCTTAGATTGCCGTTGATTTGTTCAAGAAAATTGGCTTTTTTGTACTCTCGGAACATTCGGAAGGCAGGCCATCGGAGAGTGATCAATGTTGTATCTTCGGTGAATAACATAAAGACCCCCAAAAAGGATAGTGAAAGTAGTGCAACTAGGAATGAGGAAGAGTTGCAGATTTTGGTGTCAGAATTTTTGTACTTGATGGAGTTCATATTCATGTAAGTAAGTGGCCTGGTATGAAAATGGCATTAGTATTTGCAACACCAAACTTTACCGATTATGATGCCTCATATATCTGGTGCATCTGATTCTTGGCCCGCATGCAATCAATTCTACCTAAACTTGCTGtttccatttaaaaaaattttgttttgcttTGTGCATGGGCTTCCTTAGGGGGCATATTTTATTATCTGCCATGTATTAGTGCAAAAAGTATAATTTCTTAGGTCAGATTTCGTTTCCATTAAATGTGAGCGAATTGTTCTTGTCATGTTGCATAATAGTTTTGACTTTTGAGGTTTAACACTGTTAGATTTTGAGTTACTTTATTCGATTATCATATAAAAACAATTTCCTCAAACTCATCCCAAAATTTTGGAACCAAAACTTACTTAGCACATAAACATATAAATGTATTATGAAACCTGAACAAGAAAATAGCTAGCTTAATTACATTGAACGTACGTGATCATGTTTTCAAGTGCATGGCTGGCGGCGTTGTTAACATGCACCAAGAATCCATCGTCCTTGTTTTAGTTTTACCAACACACTTGATCTTAGCTGGATCCAATATTATTCTCGATCATGAAATTTCCTTTTTTTTCCATCAACTTATTCAATTTCGGGTATGTCATGACGTATGGCATGCTGGCTACTTTGGATGAGTGACAGCCGCATCTGTTCTTGATCTTCTTCTACCAAGATCAACAATGTGTCGGAACATTAATCTCTTTTGAAAtaaacggtgtacgtggttgttatgtaaaataagacAGTATTGTACTTCGTGTCGTAACAccaaagacaacacagtgcagcggaaatttaaagtgtaaataaaaacacaagtaataaattttgcacgagtataaaactcgtgcgggtgccttagggctaaatatcactagtaaacgtaagagcAGTCTTACAAAacaatcctagtgattttacgaaaagtcattaaatactaaatttctcaacacgttgagaaatcaaacttgcatcctaaaatacgAGAAGGTATAAAAACTattggatgcaactcccgtggcctaaattgaagagacagtaaagatcttcgaacaacactattcccacagtgttgtctctgatgtcttcaacatgaacggcaacacgggaacatgcaacaacgatggttgcaaaccttgcttcagaattcttcaagatcttcactcgaattcttcagagtatgcgcaGAGTAGTTTTCGTCTGAAGCCCTCTTCACTTTCTTGTGCGTGGAAAATCTTCTTTTATAGATAATCATCCAAGCTTTGAagatttccttagatagagtcaATAGATAACAAtcttttagtaggaaataaactctatcaatacatagaaatcaaatcatgataataccaaattatattttatcaaacaaTCACATTATCACGATATGATTTAAACTTTGGcaaatatatctttaacataTTCGAGATATACATGGAATATTTACCAAATAATctatcttgtctagaaagcaaaatcttcTAATTTCCAATTAATTGGGGCCGAAATATATAAGGAATAacattcctttcaatctccccctttttgttttTTGGACAACACATTGCACAAGTATGAGATACTtataaactccccctgagttaAAAACTCTTCTCCCCCTGAATCTTAAAGTTTTCCCCTGAAGTGTTATCCTTCATGTCGTAACACGGTGGATAACATGAGCAAATACCTATGGGATTCTTTAATTCGTATATCAGAACATAAGTGGGGTATAAGATGTTAGTCTAGTTAACACATATATGATTAAATAAGGCACGTAACTAGAACGAATAAAAACAGTTATATTAAAATCAGaatgaaacaaataaaataaagaaaggatgagagaagaaacaaaatctaaatttgatcACTATCAGAGCTATCTTGATCAGAGGCTTCATTCTCATCATCcttagtcccagatggaccagcttcatcttcatcttgtgcactatctccccctgtttggccagaaatgccaaGTTGTCGCCGACAATCAGCCAAGACCGTGCGATAGAAGGCAATGTCTTCCTGAGCTTGAGCAATCTTTTCCTCGGCACGAGTCATCAGCAGCTGAATGGTGGCAGTGGTGAATTCCAGGGAGGTAGGAGTAGGCActgtttcttcagtgttgtctcCCGTGTTGGAAACATCGGGGGCAACACCATCCATGTCACCAGCAGGAGTAGGAGTGGCAGTCCAGGGTAAATCCATTACGCGATTCCCCTTTAGAAGACCAGCTGCTAACTTCAAAATCTCAGGCTGATCAGTGAGATCTTCTGTAATATTGCGAATGAATGCCTGAGATTCCAAAATGCCATAAATCAGAGATGGGAATGGCAGCTTGGTAGACTTGAGACCTCCATCAGCAAACTGGAGTACTGTCTTGAATACCATCCTCCCAAAATTAAAATGACTCCCAGTCCCAATGGAATATAGAATGATCGCCTGTGGTCTGGTGATAACGGTGGAGTTGGAGGAGGGCGTCCAATTCCTCACAGCTATCTTGTGCAGCGCAGAATAAAATGAAGTGAGCTTGGCTGCAGAAAAATGGTCAGAGAACTTTTTGACCATACCTCCAGTGAGAACAGTAATCACTTCGTTGATCTCTGGAGGATTTCCTTCATCAACATCTGGGGTTGAGTAGTGAGAGTTGATCACGGCTGGAGTGAACTCGAACAGCCGACCCCGTAGATACACCAAGCCATACTTTGCAGACTCTGGATCTTCAATGCTCGATGTTAAGTTGGCGTAAAACTCCAGAATCACCCTCTTACAGTAGGATATCACAACAACCACAGTAGAATAAAGCTGTCTAAGCTTTAAAAAATCGATCAAATTGTACCTATCATATGATCGGACATCTATGTTCCTTTCATCCAGAAGTCCTCTATGAGCGAGAAGAGGCCAAGTAGCAGCAGCATCACCAGAGTAAAATGTGAGGGAATGGGCAGCATCCATGTCATATTcctcatcaacagtgttgtcCGTGGTGTTGACGACACCAACAGCAACACTGGCAGCAGCAGCAGAAACATCCTCTTGATCCAGAGGGTCTTCATCAGCATCCATGCTGGAAACATCCTCAGAGTCTTTTTCTTATCCAATATCCGCACTCTTATCAGAAGAGTCAGCAGCAGAATCAGTagaggaggaagaggaggaaACATGGTGTGCTTTGCCCTGTGCAAACTCCTCCATCATCTCTGCATCAGGCTCATCATTGGAGAGATGAGCAGAGGGAGGAACAAAAGATGACGTCTTCCCTTGCTTGAGGCTCTCTAGGATTTGAGCCAAAGTGACATCCTCATCAGAATCAGCATTTGCTCGAGGCACAGTAGCTGCTGGAGTGTCCTTCGGAGGAACCTCATCAGAAAATTTTGAATCATCACTTTCAAAAGCGGATTCAACAGTTGGAGCGGAGGCAGAGGCAGCAGCAGAACTAGAGGGTTTTTTTCTTGCCACAAATTCATAGTTGGCATCATCAGAATCATCACCGGAGCTGCGGTCTTCTTCAGCCATAGATATACGTGGACCCTTGTAAAAACGCTTGGACTGAGTAAAGTCTGGGTTGTAACCTGCCTGCCTTTTAGATCGGCGTGCCATCGGTGGAGGAGGATTAACCTTATTCAAAACAGAGAAATCAGGAAGATTTTCCACATCAATTGCGTTCCTTGGTTCTCCAGGCATGAGAACAGCAAGAGGAACAGGTTCCATTGGTACTGGAACGCAGAGAAGGAGTGGAAGATGGGTTTtctggtgttgtaacaccgacAGCAACATCAGGCGCTTTGTGGCCCATCTCACTTCAAATATCCTGTGGATCAAATCCTGCCATTGAACGAAAATTTGAGAGTGAGAGAAGGGTAGGGTTCGCAGAGAAAAGCAATCGGGAACAAAGAATTGAGAAAAGATGATAATGCCCGatgattataaaaaaaatatttatagagTCCTTAtctcaaacggtaacaaaatcctAACAAACCCATAATTACCCTGATCCCTGATCTCTCTTCAGTTACAACGGTAACTTTCCTAACGgatgaaaaattaaaaaccgAGATTAAAGAGATACAATCCCATAATTAAGGCAATAATCTGAGATAAATATTTCAATCCAAATATTCCAGAATTACCTTCACATCAGCCTAACTCCACTGAACCAAAAATCAATCacgaaaattcaattttttagtaaatagggtaaatcatcaaaattcgtCTATTTAGAACCTTACCCAAAAACAGAACCTTATGAgcaaaaatgcatatgcatgacctattttatgcctaaacagagtgtaacataaaataaaaatgcaatc
It encodes:
- the LOC140889612 gene encoding uncharacterized protein, with product MDADEDPLDQEDVSAAAASVAVGVVNTTDNTVDEEYDMDAAHSLTFYSGDAAATWPLLAHRGLLDERNIDVRSYDRYNLIDFLKLRQLYSTVVVVISYCKRVILEFYANLTSSIEDPESAKYGLVYLRGRLFEFTPAVINSHYSTPDVDEGNPPEINEVITVLTGGMVKKFSDHFSAAKLTSFYSALHKIAVRNWTPSSNSTVITRPQAIILYSIGTGSHFNFGRMVFKTVLQFADGGLKSTKLPFPSLIYGILESQAFIRNITEDLTDQPEILKLAAGLLKGNRVMDLPWTATPTPAGDMDGVAPDVSNTGDNTEETVPTPTSLEFTTATIQLLMTRAEEKIAQAQEDIAFYRTVLADCRRQLGICSCYPPCYDMKDNTSGENFKIQGEKSF